A region of bacterium DNA encodes the following proteins:
- a CDS encoding substrate-binding domain-containing protein, with protein sequence MIKCCQLLMIVALLLGCKRSEPDETFTKGSARIGASDAVFEMASYVAYEYNRIYPQAFVTFERHSTLPLLDSLLSQRVDEVFIDRVVTSAESASFAQRQLKLFTYPVAHYPTYLLVPESLAIDAIDSTNLKRVLEGVVTNWKEIGGPNVAITPYAPLEGVGSWFSLLNFYGELDSVAAVICSSATRMLELSADDPGALLIFSHKPADAKGFKKLRWAQGELRIPANAKTILESPRWPFMTTYTYVTTRMKSDVAAGFLTFLVSNDGQKMVMKEGYRPASIPVRVIQLKSPPEEELEATADTLSQARP encoded by the coding sequence ATGATTAAGTGTTGTCAGCTTTTGATGATAGTCGCTCTTCTGCTGGGTTGCAAGAGAAGTGAACCGGATGAGACTTTTACGAAGGGATCCGCGCGAATTGGCGCAAGCGATGCCGTCTTTGAAATGGCTTCGTATGTGGCCTACGAGTATAATCGTATCTACCCGCAGGCGTTTGTTACTTTTGAAAGGCATTCAACACTGCCACTCTTGGACTCACTATTGTCCCAGCGGGTTGACGAGGTGTTCATAGATCGTGTCGTGACGAGCGCAGAATCCGCATCCTTTGCTCAGCGACAATTGAAGCTCTTTACCTATCCGGTCGCCCACTATCCAACCTACTTGCTTGTTCCTGAGAGTCTTGCCATAGACGCTATCGACAGCACGAACTTGAAGAGAGTTTTGGAAGGTGTGGTAACGAATTGGAAAGAGATTGGAGGTCCGAATGTCGCAATTACGCCTTATGCTCCTTTGGAAGGAGTTGGTTCGTGGTTTTCGCTTCTCAATTTCTATGGAGAATTGGATTCGGTAGCGGCTGTTATCTGTTCGTCAGCCACGCGAATGCTGGAACTGTCAGCAGATGACCCCGGTGCATTGCTGATCTTTTCCCACAAGCCGGCCGACGCCAAAGGATTCAAGAAACTTCGTTGGGCGCAAGGTGAATTAAGGATCCCCGCAAACGCCAAGACGATCTTGGAATCGCCGCGCTGGCCCTTTATGACGACGTATACATATGTAACAACGCGCATGAAAAGCGACGTCGCGGCAGGTTTCCTTACTTTCCTTGTCTCGAACGACGGACAGAAGATGGTCATGAAGGAAGGCTATCGGCCCGCATCGATTCCGGTTCGAGTGATTCAACTCAAGTCGCCCCCGGAAGAAGAACTCGAGGCTACGGCGGATACACTATCACAGGCGAGGCCATGA
- a CDS encoding 2-phosphosulfolactate phosphatase, whose translation MLKVKVFATPREWSEDDVRGTTAIVIDVLRASSTIIQAISNGAREVVPVTSPAEAGEFAIKAGRSDLVLGGERDGKLIEGFDLGNSPFEYTPERIGGRTIVFSSTNGAPALVRCKTADHVLVAGFNNFSSAVAAARGLQRDVSIICSGRHGKFSLEDFVCAGKIVEGVSGPGAAQDHDGSQAALDLFRYYRSQIREVVRSCFHGRYLASIGYADDLDHCAKVDSHQVVPVLIEGKIRLPKTNGST comes from the coding sequence ATGCTGAAGGTTAAGGTCTTTGCCACTCCGCGCGAGTGGAGCGAAGATGATGTCCGCGGCACGACTGCAATCGTCATTGATGTGCTCCGAGCCTCGTCGACGATCATCCAAGCGATCAGCAACGGTGCGCGAGAAGTTGTTCCGGTTACATCACCTGCGGAAGCAGGCGAATTTGCGATCAAAGCCGGTCGAAGCGACTTGGTTCTCGGGGGTGAACGCGACGGCAAGCTTATTGAGGGATTTGATCTCGGGAATTCGCCGTTTGAGTACACGCCCGAACGAATCGGTGGTCGCACGATTGTATTTTCCTCGACAAACGGCGCGCCGGCGTTGGTTCGATGCAAGACCGCCGACCATGTGCTGGTTGCTGGGTTCAACAACTTTTCGTCTGCGGTTGCCGCAGCGCGTGGCCTCCAAAGGGATGTGTCCATTATCTGCTCGGGGCGACATGGCAAGTTCTCACTCGAAGACTTTGTTTGTGCGGGGAAAATCGTTGAGGGCGTGTCTGGGCCGGGCGCAGCTCAGGATCACGACGGCTCGCAGGCCGCGCTCGATCTCTTTCGATACTACAGATCTCAAATCCGTGAAGTCGTGCGCAGTTGTTTTCACGGAAGGTATTTAGCGTCAATTGGATATGCTGATGACCTTGACCACTGCGCGAAAGTGGATTCTCATCAAGTCGTGCCGGTACTCATAGAAGGCAAAATCAGGTTACCGAAGACAAATGGCAGTACGTAG
- the gcvT gene encoding glycine cleavage system aminomethyltransferase GcvT, translated as MKTTALTAEHEALGAKLVEFAGYKMPIQYHSIRAEHLRVRNTVGVFDVSHMGEFVVKGKDREKFLHYVTVNDVLSMVPGQAQYNCMCRPDGGIVDDLLIYKADDHLMVVVNAANLNKDWDWISSHVKGDVQLENRSDAISLMAVQGRNSQDVVQKLTDIDLAKIEFYHFAQGKVMGNDAVISRTGYTGEDGFEIYLGNDAAVPVWRAILEAGRPFDIEPIGLGARDSLRLEMKMCLYGNDIDDSTNPLEAGLGWITKLGKDDFLGRDSLLKVKEQGVSRKLVAIELAESAFPRHGYPILDDSGTVIGNVTSGTVSPVLNKGIALGYVPVEFSSIGTRVAVSCHGKPAAATIVKPPFYKRPY; from the coding sequence TTGAAAACGACGGCGCTGACAGCCGAGCACGAAGCTTTGGGCGCAAAGCTCGTGGAATTCGCCGGCTATAAAATGCCAATTCAATACCATTCCATTCGCGCTGAGCATCTACGCGTCAGAAACACTGTCGGTGTGTTCGACGTCTCGCACATGGGCGAATTCGTGGTAAAGGGGAAAGATAGAGAAAAGTTCCTGCATTATGTTACCGTGAATGATGTGTTGTCGATGGTACCCGGGCAGGCGCAATACAACTGTATGTGTCGTCCGGATGGCGGGATTGTGGATGACTTACTAATCTACAAGGCCGACGATCATCTGATGGTTGTTGTCAATGCAGCCAATCTAAACAAGGATTGGGATTGGATCAGCAGCCACGTCAAAGGGGACGTACAACTTGAGAATCGCTCGGACGCGATTTCTTTGATGGCCGTTCAAGGCCGCAACTCGCAGGATGTCGTGCAGAAGTTGACCGATATTGATCTCGCGAAGATAGAGTTCTACCACTTTGCGCAAGGCAAAGTGATGGGCAACGATGCTGTGATTTCGCGAACCGGCTACACCGGAGAAGATGGTTTTGAAATTTATCTCGGTAACGATGCCGCAGTCCCGGTGTGGCGCGCGATTCTCGAAGCGGGTAGACCTTTTGACATCGAACCAATAGGATTAGGCGCACGGGACTCTCTTCGATTGGAAATGAAGATGTGTCTCTATGGCAATGACATAGATGATTCGACCAATCCTCTGGAAGCAGGCTTAGGCTGGATAACCAAGCTGGGAAAAGACGACTTTCTCGGGCGGGACTCACTATTGAAAGTGAAGGAGCAAGGAGTCAGCAGAAAGCTCGTCGCAATCGAGCTTGCCGAATCGGCATTTCCAAGACACGGCTACCCGATCCTCGATGACTCCGGCACTGTGATCGGCAACGTTACGTCCGGCACAGTCTCTCCTGTGCTAAACAAGGGGATTGCACTAGGCTATGTGCCGGTCGAGTTCAGTTCTATCGGCACGAGAGTCGCAGTTTCTTGCCATGGGAAACCAGCCGCAGCCACAATTGTGAAACCACCGTTCTACAAGCGTCCTTACTGA